Proteins from a single region of Ziziphus jujuba cultivar Dongzao chromosome 1, ASM3175591v1:
- the LOC107417346 gene encoding uncharacterized protein LOC107417346 isoform X2 has translation MESPFSLADYVFTARRKDIKTNWPFSLKNLQLCLNHGVKDLLPPFQPLDAVRNNQSFQRSCTVDNENIVSNTIIDGEPSSLPDDHEHVVLDSSDETQPNEKLADISAISCRSEGENDFPSTITSTSISQSEIEESVPTNRPASSPVEADAAGPPLPPKTTESTTTRTSGKKCRLIVKFSGQSERSSTEDIASICTNISEPMASKTCPVCKTFSSPSNTTLNAHIDQCLSVESTPKWTVDSKLTRHRIKPRKTRLMVDIYSTAQRCTLEDLDKRNGSSWASSVSSFPAHQDIEKSEMPAAEDKKQRVLAVHHDNDTVVDVGPVYIDANGTKLRILSKFNDDAPSVSKVLEHLRPRKPLKGGKGGKFLSTKKKKCHASKYHKYLKLPSQNKKLLSSKVLSSQISRSQERYSGAKECFGRGGRHVQKQVNPCNSGTLRQWVCSKRTGVAKKLNNKVCRQPVGCKWRVPQDLLVENDQSCNSLMDRSCDQVVENFSGKQISSPENSEKMENDVFYEAQVSDLGKQSPRRKRAGSPLSGANMRGNVKGSLPQMKRKLRKNNTSSNDYHMLEPPKSAETCPTFLGNETVDICADPIDKSNFPPGVSIKQSRSCRSSRSKAMKFSSLMKNSLSVSSRVSVTESESTITNKNIMADVDEEIVVQSSEEDRPYDFMHNYAANQSGREDESTERSLCRNNVLEIRQKIGVLSISGRKETMVMESSQIAPECYQHDRGENIDSAVLVNKVDGAAHKEVQRSIDDIVTQSSSGIAVGETVSSMSKAMDPEHKNLVDRSKTQANSLQHKGPLSEAEVLAGLPEPTFVGREDNFCADEVGNGMLVQNVHIGEELDSDVAQGSSFPEVDRIPIPGPPGSFLPSPRDMGSEDFQGNSSLTTSRVQSSQDQHDFIDGDSSDSPVSATSTISNFTATRYEPKSSEPLPSVGPQLVQERVRSNLSGGSLDSSVENAALAPHTTSAAAERLTFDREKLKVNKKPLSFKSDDQPCCCQRKERASQGVTLSYQDSQLLRRRAMASIMMPAMERQLSRDMNTRSNNSEVRSETSKSHNVVLPVMKCPGSPNPSRDSADAGLKFSGRSDCDSVSPSSSNSILRLMGKNLMVVNRDEDESMPLGQAQPHSQINHLTSQLPPYSGVSPSNIQNQVYHSFLPNIAQGSVILGQNPLISEERCFDARFPINFRTHAGPKTASMLSQGPGSLFSNQHMDGGFMALIEPHDYKSDYNIAAPQSKSKNRPAGAFANHMERVITIPDSQQKNAPSAANSNKEIIIIDDVPESEADNSTSEVVRHSGGLVGENYVVSSGTLMPNCNSSMRPNTLSCCPSPYDPPLQSEPPVLSHNTNFHAVPPRRANASHARWSCTPEGSVVLQQRSFVAASSSKAQLRPALYNSPGLL, from the exons ATGGAATCTCCTTTTTCACTTGC AGATTATGTTTTTACTGCCCGGAGAAAGGATATCAAGACGAATTGGCCTTTTTCGCTGAAAAATCTGCAACTTTGTTTGAATCATGGCGTGAAGGATCTATTGCCACCATTTCAGCCCCTTGATGCAGTCAGGAATAATCAATCATTTCAAAGATCATGTACGGTTGATAATGAAAACATAGTAAGCAATACTATTATTGATGGGGAGCCTTCTTCTTTGCCTGATGATCATGAACATGTGGTATTAGACTCATCTGATGAGACTCAGCCAAATGAGAAGCTAGCAGATATCTCAGCTATTTCATGTAGGTCTGAAGGAGAAAATGATTTTCCATCCACAATTACAAGTACTAGTATTTCTCAATCGGAGATAGAAGAGTCAGTTCCTACCAACAGACCAGCTAGCTCACCAGTTGAAGCTGACGCTGCAGGTCCTCCTCTTCCCCCCAAGACCACCGAAAGCACCACCACCCGAACCTCCGGTAAGAAGTGCAGGTTGATTGTGAAATTCAGTGGCCAGTCGGAAAGAAGCTCCACTGAAGATATAGCTTCCATTTGTACCAACATATCTGAACCAATGGCTTCCAAGACTTGCCCTGTTTGTAAAACTTTCTCATCCCCATCTAATACCACCTTGAATGCTCATATAGATCAGTGCCTGTCTGTGGAGTCAACTCCCAAGTGGACAGTGGACTCTAAACTAACCAGGCATAGAATTAAGCCTAGGAAGACAAGGTTGATGGTGGATATCTATTCTACAGCGCAACGTTGCACGTTGGAAGATCTTGACAAAAGAAATGGCTCAAGCTGGGCTTCCTCGGTTTCAAGCTTTCCTGCTCATCAGGATATTGAGAAGTCTGAGATGCCTGCAGCTGAAGATAAAAAGCAAAGAGTGTTGGCTGTTCATCATGATAATGATACTGTTGTTGATGTTGGTCCAGTGTATATAGATGCTAATGGCACCAAACTTCGGATTTTGTCCAAGTTCAATGATGATGCCCCATCAGTGTCAAAAGTACTAGAGCATCTTCGACCGAGAAAGCCTTTGAAAGGAGGAAAAGGAGGCAAATTCCTttcaaccaaaaagaaaaagtgccATGCATCTAAATATCACAAGTATCTTAAACTTCCTTCTCAAAACAAAAAGTTACTCTCTTCCAAGGTTCTTTCTTCTCAG ATTTCTAGGAGTCAAGAAAGATATTCTGGAGCAAAAGAATGTTTTGGAAGGGGGGGACGGCATGTGCAGAAGCAGGTAAATCCTTGTAATTCTGGTACTTTAAGACAATGGGTGTGCTCCAAACGAACTGGTGTTGCAAAGAAGCTCAATAATAAAGTTTGCCGCCAGCCTGTGGGATGTAAATGGCGAGTACCTCAGGACTTGCTGGTTGAGAATGACCAGTCATGTAATTCTCTTATGGATCGGAGTTGCGATCAAGTAGTTGAGAATTTTTCTGGTAAACAAATTTCGTCACCTGAGAACAGTGAGAAAATGGAGAATGATGTATTTTATGAAGCCCAGGTCAGTGACTTGGGGAAGCAATCTCCCAGGAGAAAGAGAGCAGGAAGCCCCTTGTCTGGAGCTAATATGAGAGGCAATGTCAAAGGTTCACTTCCACAGATGAAGCGGAAGTTGAGGAAAAACAACACTTCTAGTAATGATTATCACATGCTGGAACCTCCTAAATCTGCTGAAACCTGTCCTACTTTCTTGGGCAATGAGACAGTTGATATTTGTGCAGATCCAATTGATAAATCTAACTTTCCACCTGGGGTTAGTATAAAACAGTCTAGAAGTTGTCGTTCTTCCAGGTCAAAAGCCATGAAATTTTCCTCTTTAATGAAGAATAGCTTATCCGTCAGCAGCCGGGTATCTGTGACTGAATCTGAGTCTACCatcaccaataaaaatataatggcaGATGTAGATGAGGAGATTGTGGTCCAATCTTCTGAAGAAGATCGACCTTATGATTTCATGCACAATTATGCGGCAAATCAGTCTGGAAGGGAAGATGAAAGTACTGAAAGATCTCTTTGCAGAAATAATGTATTGGAAATCAGACAAAAAATAGGAGTATTAAGCATCTCTGGAAGAAAAGAAACCATGGTCATGGAGAGTTCACAGATAGCTCCTGAATGTTATCAACATGACAGAGGGGAAAATATAGATTCAGCTGTTCTTGTAAACAAAGTTGATGGTGCTGCACATAAAGAGGTTCAACGCTCTATAGATGACATTGTCACTCAATCATCTTCTGGAATAGCTGTTGGAGAGACAGTTTCAAGCATGAGTAAAGCTATGGATCCTGAGCATAAAAATCTGGTTGATCGTTCCAAGACCCAAGCCAACTCTCTACAACATAAGGGGCCTTTATCTGAAGCTGAAGTACTGGCAGGTTTGCCTGAGCCTACTTTTGTTGGTAGAGAAGATAATTTTTGTGCTGATGAAGTTGGAAATGGCATGCTTGTGCAAAATGTTCATATTGGGGAAGAATTGGATTCTGATGTTGCACAAGGAAGTTCTTTTCCTGAGGTTGATCGGATACCTATTCCAGGACCTCCAGGATCATTCTTGCCGAGTCCTAGGGATATGGGTTCGGAAGATTTTCAAGGGAACTCATCATTAACCACAAGCCGTGTTCAGTCTTCTCAAGATCAGCACGATTTCATTGATGGAGATTCTTCAGATTCACCTGTTTCTGCAACATCAACCATCTCTAATTTCACAGCTACAAGATATGAACCTAAGTCTTCTGAACCATTACCGTCTGTGGGACCTCAGTTGGTGCAAGAAAGAGTTAGGTCAAACTTATCAGGTGGTAGCCTTGATTCTTCAGTAGAAAATGCAGCTTTAGCTCCTCACACAACCTCTGCAGCAGCAGAAAGACTTACTTTTGATAGAGAGAAACTTAAAGTCAACAAGAAACCTCTAAGCTTCAAAAGTGATGATCAGCCTTGTTGTTGCCAAAGGAAGGAAAGAGCTTCTCAGGGTGTCACTTTAAGTTATCAAGATTCGCAACTATTAAGGCGTCGTGCAATGGCTTCAATAATGATGCCTGCAATGGAAAGGCAATTGAGTCGCGATATGAACACAAGATCCAATAATTCAGAAGTAAGGTCTGAAacttcaaaatctcataatgtTGTTCTCCCTGTCATGAAGTGCCCTGGCAGCCCCAATCCATCAAGGGATTCAGCTGATGCTGGATTGAAGTTCTCGGGTCGTAGTGATTGTGATTCTGTTAGTCCCTCTTCTTCTAATTCTATACTCAGGTTGATGGGTAAGAATTTGATGGTGGTCAATAGAGATGAAGATGAATCCATGCCACTTGGGCAGGCCCAACCTCATTCCCAAATTAACCATCTAACTTCACAGCTTCCTCCATATTCTGGTGTCTCTCCCAGCAATATCCAAAATCAGGTGTACCATTCCTTCCTTCCTAACATTGCTCAGGGTTCCGTAATTTTAGGTCAGAATCCACTTATCTCAGAGGAGCGGTGCTTTGATGCAAGATTCCCTATCAATTTTAGAACTCATGCTGGTCCGAAGACAGCCAGTATGCTTTCTCAAGGACCAGGATCTTTGTTTTCAAACCAGCATATGGATGGTGGCTTCATGGCACTTATTGAGCCTCATGATTACAAATCTGATTACAACATTGCAGCTCCCCAGAGTAAGTCTAAGAACAGACCAGCTGGAGCATTTGCAAATCATATGGAGAGAGTTATAACCATTCCTGACAGCCAACAGAAGAATGCACCTTCTGCTGCCAACTCCAATAAAGAAATCATTATTATTGATGATGTTCCTGAAAGTGAAGCTGATAATTCAACCAGTGAAGTTGTAAGGCACTCTGGTGGGTTGGTGGGGGAGAACTATGTAGTTTCATCAGGCACTTTGATGCCCAATTGTAACTCATCAATGCGTCCCAACACTTTATCTTGTTGTCCGTCCCCCTATGACCCTCCACTCCAGTCTGAGCCACCAGTATTGTCACACAACACCAATTTTCATGCCGTACCCCCCAGGCGAGCAAATGCGAGTCATGCAAGATGGAGTTGTACACCAGAAGGTTCTGTTGTGCTTCAACAAAGATCTTTTGTTGCAGCGTCATCTTCAAAAGCACAACTGAGGCCGGCATTGTATAATTCTCCAGGCTTATTGTAG
- the LOC107417346 gene encoding uncharacterized protein LOC107417346 isoform X1: MLSVEKHPPDPPCPCDDIPQLKHSSDESASDKLALSAVDLPKPPLFDENPLPKFSIRDYVFTARRKDIKTNWPFSLKNLQLCLNHGVKDLLPPFQPLDAVRNNQSFQRSCTVDNENIVSNTIIDGEPSSLPDDHEHVVLDSSDETQPNEKLADISAISCRSEGENDFPSTITSTSISQSEIEESVPTNRPASSPVEADAAGPPLPPKTTESTTTRTSGKKCRLIVKFSGQSERSSTEDIASICTNISEPMASKTCPVCKTFSSPSNTTLNAHIDQCLSVESTPKWTVDSKLTRHRIKPRKTRLMVDIYSTAQRCTLEDLDKRNGSSWASSVSSFPAHQDIEKSEMPAAEDKKQRVLAVHHDNDTVVDVGPVYIDANGTKLRILSKFNDDAPSVSKVLEHLRPRKPLKGGKGGKFLSTKKKKCHASKYHKYLKLPSQNKKLLSSKVLSSQISRSQERYSGAKECFGRGGRHVQKQVNPCNSGTLRQWVCSKRTGVAKKLNNKVCRQPVGCKWRVPQDLLVENDQSCNSLMDRSCDQVVENFSGKQISSPENSEKMENDVFYEAQVSDLGKQSPRRKRAGSPLSGANMRGNVKGSLPQMKRKLRKNNTSSNDYHMLEPPKSAETCPTFLGNETVDICADPIDKSNFPPGVSIKQSRSCRSSRSKAMKFSSLMKNSLSVSSRVSVTESESTITNKNIMADVDEEIVVQSSEEDRPYDFMHNYAANQSGREDESTERSLCRNNVLEIRQKIGVLSISGRKETMVMESSQIAPECYQHDRGENIDSAVLVNKVDGAAHKEVQRSIDDIVTQSSSGIAVGETVSSMSKAMDPEHKNLVDRSKTQANSLQHKGPLSEAEVLAGLPEPTFVGREDNFCADEVGNGMLVQNVHIGEELDSDVAQGSSFPEVDRIPIPGPPGSFLPSPRDMGSEDFQGNSSLTTSRVQSSQDQHDFIDGDSSDSPVSATSTISNFTATRYEPKSSEPLPSVGPQLVQERVRSNLSGGSLDSSVENAALAPHTTSAAAERLTFDREKLKVNKKPLSFKSDDQPCCCQRKERASQGVTLSYQDSQLLRRRAMASIMMPAMERQLSRDMNTRSNNSEVRSETSKSHNVVLPVMKCPGSPNPSRDSADAGLKFSGRSDCDSVSPSSSNSILRLMGKNLMVVNRDEDESMPLGQAQPHSQINHLTSQLPPYSGVSPSNIQNQVYHSFLPNIAQGSVILGQNPLISEERCFDARFPINFRTHAGPKTASMLSQGPGSLFSNQHMDGGFMALIEPHDYKSDYNIAAPQSKSKNRPAGAFANHMERVITIPDSQQKNAPSAANSNKEIIIIDDVPESEADNSTSEVVRHSGGLVGENYVVSSGTLMPNCNSSMRPNTLSCCPSPYDPPLQSEPPVLSHNTNFHAVPPRRANASHARWSCTPEGSVVLQQRSFVAASSSKAQLRPALYNSPGLL, translated from the exons ATGTTATCCGTTGAAAAACATCCACCAGATCCCCCATGTCCTTGTGATGATATTCCACAGCTGAAACACAGTAGTGATGAGAGTGCTTCTGATAAGCTTGCCTTGTCTGCGGTAGATCTACCAAAGCCACCCCTTTTTGATGAAAACCCACTTCCCAAATTCTCCATAAG AGATTATGTTTTTACTGCCCGGAGAAAGGATATCAAGACGAATTGGCCTTTTTCGCTGAAAAATCTGCAACTTTGTTTGAATCATGGCGTGAAGGATCTATTGCCACCATTTCAGCCCCTTGATGCAGTCAGGAATAATCAATCATTTCAAAGATCATGTACGGTTGATAATGAAAACATAGTAAGCAATACTATTATTGATGGGGAGCCTTCTTCTTTGCCTGATGATCATGAACATGTGGTATTAGACTCATCTGATGAGACTCAGCCAAATGAGAAGCTAGCAGATATCTCAGCTATTTCATGTAGGTCTGAAGGAGAAAATGATTTTCCATCCACAATTACAAGTACTAGTATTTCTCAATCGGAGATAGAAGAGTCAGTTCCTACCAACAGACCAGCTAGCTCACCAGTTGAAGCTGACGCTGCAGGTCCTCCTCTTCCCCCCAAGACCACCGAAAGCACCACCACCCGAACCTCCGGTAAGAAGTGCAGGTTGATTGTGAAATTCAGTGGCCAGTCGGAAAGAAGCTCCACTGAAGATATAGCTTCCATTTGTACCAACATATCTGAACCAATGGCTTCCAAGACTTGCCCTGTTTGTAAAACTTTCTCATCCCCATCTAATACCACCTTGAATGCTCATATAGATCAGTGCCTGTCTGTGGAGTCAACTCCCAAGTGGACAGTGGACTCTAAACTAACCAGGCATAGAATTAAGCCTAGGAAGACAAGGTTGATGGTGGATATCTATTCTACAGCGCAACGTTGCACGTTGGAAGATCTTGACAAAAGAAATGGCTCAAGCTGGGCTTCCTCGGTTTCAAGCTTTCCTGCTCATCAGGATATTGAGAAGTCTGAGATGCCTGCAGCTGAAGATAAAAAGCAAAGAGTGTTGGCTGTTCATCATGATAATGATACTGTTGTTGATGTTGGTCCAGTGTATATAGATGCTAATGGCACCAAACTTCGGATTTTGTCCAAGTTCAATGATGATGCCCCATCAGTGTCAAAAGTACTAGAGCATCTTCGACCGAGAAAGCCTTTGAAAGGAGGAAAAGGAGGCAAATTCCTttcaaccaaaaagaaaaagtgccATGCATCTAAATATCACAAGTATCTTAAACTTCCTTCTCAAAACAAAAAGTTACTCTCTTCCAAGGTTCTTTCTTCTCAG ATTTCTAGGAGTCAAGAAAGATATTCTGGAGCAAAAGAATGTTTTGGAAGGGGGGGACGGCATGTGCAGAAGCAGGTAAATCCTTGTAATTCTGGTACTTTAAGACAATGGGTGTGCTCCAAACGAACTGGTGTTGCAAAGAAGCTCAATAATAAAGTTTGCCGCCAGCCTGTGGGATGTAAATGGCGAGTACCTCAGGACTTGCTGGTTGAGAATGACCAGTCATGTAATTCTCTTATGGATCGGAGTTGCGATCAAGTAGTTGAGAATTTTTCTGGTAAACAAATTTCGTCACCTGAGAACAGTGAGAAAATGGAGAATGATGTATTTTATGAAGCCCAGGTCAGTGACTTGGGGAAGCAATCTCCCAGGAGAAAGAGAGCAGGAAGCCCCTTGTCTGGAGCTAATATGAGAGGCAATGTCAAAGGTTCACTTCCACAGATGAAGCGGAAGTTGAGGAAAAACAACACTTCTAGTAATGATTATCACATGCTGGAACCTCCTAAATCTGCTGAAACCTGTCCTACTTTCTTGGGCAATGAGACAGTTGATATTTGTGCAGATCCAATTGATAAATCTAACTTTCCACCTGGGGTTAGTATAAAACAGTCTAGAAGTTGTCGTTCTTCCAGGTCAAAAGCCATGAAATTTTCCTCTTTAATGAAGAATAGCTTATCCGTCAGCAGCCGGGTATCTGTGACTGAATCTGAGTCTACCatcaccaataaaaatataatggcaGATGTAGATGAGGAGATTGTGGTCCAATCTTCTGAAGAAGATCGACCTTATGATTTCATGCACAATTATGCGGCAAATCAGTCTGGAAGGGAAGATGAAAGTACTGAAAGATCTCTTTGCAGAAATAATGTATTGGAAATCAGACAAAAAATAGGAGTATTAAGCATCTCTGGAAGAAAAGAAACCATGGTCATGGAGAGTTCACAGATAGCTCCTGAATGTTATCAACATGACAGAGGGGAAAATATAGATTCAGCTGTTCTTGTAAACAAAGTTGATGGTGCTGCACATAAAGAGGTTCAACGCTCTATAGATGACATTGTCACTCAATCATCTTCTGGAATAGCTGTTGGAGAGACAGTTTCAAGCATGAGTAAAGCTATGGATCCTGAGCATAAAAATCTGGTTGATCGTTCCAAGACCCAAGCCAACTCTCTACAACATAAGGGGCCTTTATCTGAAGCTGAAGTACTGGCAGGTTTGCCTGAGCCTACTTTTGTTGGTAGAGAAGATAATTTTTGTGCTGATGAAGTTGGAAATGGCATGCTTGTGCAAAATGTTCATATTGGGGAAGAATTGGATTCTGATGTTGCACAAGGAAGTTCTTTTCCTGAGGTTGATCGGATACCTATTCCAGGACCTCCAGGATCATTCTTGCCGAGTCCTAGGGATATGGGTTCGGAAGATTTTCAAGGGAACTCATCATTAACCACAAGCCGTGTTCAGTCTTCTCAAGATCAGCACGATTTCATTGATGGAGATTCTTCAGATTCACCTGTTTCTGCAACATCAACCATCTCTAATTTCACAGCTACAAGATATGAACCTAAGTCTTCTGAACCATTACCGTCTGTGGGACCTCAGTTGGTGCAAGAAAGAGTTAGGTCAAACTTATCAGGTGGTAGCCTTGATTCTTCAGTAGAAAATGCAGCTTTAGCTCCTCACACAACCTCTGCAGCAGCAGAAAGACTTACTTTTGATAGAGAGAAACTTAAAGTCAACAAGAAACCTCTAAGCTTCAAAAGTGATGATCAGCCTTGTTGTTGCCAAAGGAAGGAAAGAGCTTCTCAGGGTGTCACTTTAAGTTATCAAGATTCGCAACTATTAAGGCGTCGTGCAATGGCTTCAATAATGATGCCTGCAATGGAAAGGCAATTGAGTCGCGATATGAACACAAGATCCAATAATTCAGAAGTAAGGTCTGAAacttcaaaatctcataatgtTGTTCTCCCTGTCATGAAGTGCCCTGGCAGCCCCAATCCATCAAGGGATTCAGCTGATGCTGGATTGAAGTTCTCGGGTCGTAGTGATTGTGATTCTGTTAGTCCCTCTTCTTCTAATTCTATACTCAGGTTGATGGGTAAGAATTTGATGGTGGTCAATAGAGATGAAGATGAATCCATGCCACTTGGGCAGGCCCAACCTCATTCCCAAATTAACCATCTAACTTCACAGCTTCCTCCATATTCTGGTGTCTCTCCCAGCAATATCCAAAATCAGGTGTACCATTCCTTCCTTCCTAACATTGCTCAGGGTTCCGTAATTTTAGGTCAGAATCCACTTATCTCAGAGGAGCGGTGCTTTGATGCAAGATTCCCTATCAATTTTAGAACTCATGCTGGTCCGAAGACAGCCAGTATGCTTTCTCAAGGACCAGGATCTTTGTTTTCAAACCAGCATATGGATGGTGGCTTCATGGCACTTATTGAGCCTCATGATTACAAATCTGATTACAACATTGCAGCTCCCCAGAGTAAGTCTAAGAACAGACCAGCTGGAGCATTTGCAAATCATATGGAGAGAGTTATAACCATTCCTGACAGCCAACAGAAGAATGCACCTTCTGCTGCCAACTCCAATAAAGAAATCATTATTATTGATGATGTTCCTGAAAGTGAAGCTGATAATTCAACCAGTGAAGTTGTAAGGCACTCTGGTGGGTTGGTGGGGGAGAACTATGTAGTTTCATCAGGCACTTTGATGCCCAATTGTAACTCATCAATGCGTCCCAACACTTTATCTTGTTGTCCGTCCCCCTATGACCCTCCACTCCAGTCTGAGCCACCAGTATTGTCACACAACACCAATTTTCATGCCGTACCCCCCAGGCGAGCAAATGCGAGTCATGCAAGATGGAGTTGTACACCAGAAGGTTCTGTTGTGCTTCAACAAAGATCTTTTGTTGCAGCGTCATCTTCAAAAGCACAACTGAGGCCGGCATTGTATAATTCTCCAGGCTTATTGTAG